One stretch of Erythrolamprus reginae isolate rEryReg1 chromosome 7, rEryReg1.hap1, whole genome shotgun sequence DNA includes these proteins:
- the LOC139170328 gene encoding uncharacterized protein, producing MFISCINIVPWARLHARPLQWFLLPFQRARLSNSKRQVHLTTTVRLSLMGWTSPALTKGSPFLAHQELTITTDTSLSGWEAHSRGQVAQGRWSPADLEDPNINRLELRAVFKALQSFSDMVEGQHVLILTDNVATRAHVNHQGGTRSDRLMQEAHKLMSWAERHLASIRAEHISGIENTQADWLSRTTIDPGEWTLNPEAFQLIVQRYGVPVADLFATQHNRQLPRFFSRFPTPEAEQVNALLSPWPKGLLYAFPPVCLLHRVVAKIISEEADILLVAPYWPRRPWFANLMGLSILPPWRIPLQRLVLTQGSIVHPDPQWWKLAVWRLKGTA from the coding sequence ATGTTCATCTCTTGTATCAacattgttccttgggcccgGCTTCACGCTCGCCCCCTTCAAtggttcctcctccccttccaaagggCTCGTCTCAGTAACTCAAAACGACAAGTGCACCTGACCACTACAGTTCGCCTTTCCCTCATGGGGTGGACCTCACCGGCCTTAACCAAGGGCTCCCCCTTCTTGGCTCACCAGGAGCTGACGATAACCACTGACACAAGTCTTTCCGGCTGGGAGGCGCACTCACGGGGACAGGTGGCCCAGGGCAGGTGGTCCCCAGCAGACTTGGAGGATCCCAATATCAACAGACTGGAGTTACGAGCGGTGTTCAAAGCTCTACAGTCGTTCTCGGACATGGTAGAGGGCCAACATGTCCTAATCTTAACGGACAACGTGGCAACAAGGGCACATGTGAACCACCAAGGTGGCACACGCTCAGACCGCCTGATGCAGGAGGCCCACAAGCTAATGTCATGGGCAGAAAGACATCTAGCATCGATCCGAGCGGAGCATATCTCGGGGATAGAAAACACccaggcggactggttgagccGGACGACAATCGATCCCGGGGAATGGACATTGAACCCGGAGGCATTCCAACTAATAGTGCAAAGGTACGGAGTACCAGTAGCGGACCTCTTTGCCACACAACACAACCGGCAATTGCCCAGATTCTTCTCCCGATTTCCGACACCAGAGGCCGAGCAGGTCAATGCACTGCTATCACCATGGCCCAAGGGGCTTCTGTACGCTTTTCCCCCTGTCTGTCTATTACACAGGGTGGTGGCCAAGATCATTTCCGAGGAGGCGGACATTCTCCTCGTAGCTCCTTACTGGCCCAGGCGCCCCTGGTTTGCCAACCTGATGGGATTGTCAATCTTACCACCATGGAGAATCCCACTTCAACGGCTGGTCCTGACACAGGGATCAATAGTGCATCCAGACCCAcagtggtggaagcttgccgtGTGGAGGTTGAAGGGAACCGCATGA